In one window of Miscanthus floridulus cultivar M001 chromosome 12, ASM1932011v1, whole genome shotgun sequence DNA:
- the LOC136496914 gene encoding uncharacterized protein isoform X2, whose product MASSFSVDTETLHEWRDRLRSISFWLDGYLKSPAYRDLEQKLDRFRLVMWNVGVGPTACFTRAISSITRDVKIKRHGPYDHVIEVDMKRAAAQLAGTELSINDKLHFKVAEQLGLLDQEQEQEYDRLLEEDDELRYYTYGLSSLQHKLSRTLHKLSTSFEVPQIIQKLVMKKYLLVVENLDEPIKPINLTASTEGLCFPAPGWKDSFWCVSTTTQDVYSRADYSCLIESFSGDDMVILTLYSLHQAAKYILAAVAHKDEQYWHHVVVRCFHYATMLLSPHCSSPHGDGGQKRSAALADITSDELIRQWSAQCILVIDTERTGETTGSSYDGKYSDIYQVGNLILEAFREYSLLEIPFSPVTTEAEEATKSAAHFLACHNLIAEHHTTDELCDGDHPRLEHMQWISHVGDQGWHLSREWLSYGASGPTTLILRHCSQQSRLLMKLESDHFFAKLNCLRALDLSYTPLKSLPPSICYLQELQYLSLRGCFNLTSPFSFPNTEITLNEINSSKNLNLLCFDLSYSNINTFHNDFFCSMPNLQELLLVKCSNLEELPPSVGALSSLTKLELTGTQIKSFPMEIFEEMKNLRSLKLIENKNLLLRRLSLRGCRKLEFVDIKEVGALEELDLSATAIKELPDSIPNLPELRKLFLLGVPSLRRFPWHKLQRLPDVFCLDQCSNRTINHSDHPQGAQVCISDSRLFYSFGYDTMNSVRAGELLTTFYVRVTSCKSTSSKLKDEEDMVMINKVQMAPPAYADINRLYLTDGVSMVSMDDVPPFRVTKRHVEISAADRYPRGLAYLLTVTKSISMLGDTHVSCLSDLGDRSFDELEECMLRRCHRMVQVFSHNRDVLSLQNAHVSRLRSLTHFYRGGGGDNFNALKHLFLEYCPRLEGIVPRYFCELPSLETLDILCCYNLKAIFYDDGPHSSPAGYTLPCLRRIRLQELPLLEHLHVDNPMLIAPAWEELHVRGCWSLRHLPRFHQQPDKAVEVSGELAWWNKLCWDGTHSHHGSYKPMLPPAFASRRERVVIESYLR is encoded by the exons atggcatcatcattttCTGTTGACACCGAGACATTGCATGAATGGCGTGATCGTTTACGAAGTATCAGCTTCTG GCTGGATGGATATCTCAAGAGCCCTGCGTATCGAGACTTGGAGCAAAAACTCGATCGGTTTAGATTGGTGATGTGGAATGTTGGGGTCGGACCCACAGCATGTTTCACACGAGCTATCTCAAGCATCACTCGGGACGTAAAGATCAAGAGACATGGCCCCTATGACCACGTGATAGAGGTGGACATGAAGCGAGCAGCAGCACAGCTGGCAGGAACGGAACTGAGCATTAATGACAAGCTGCATTTCAAAGTGGCGGAGCAGCTCGGGCTACTCGACCAAGAGCAGGAGCAAGAATACGACAGGCTCTTGGAAGAGGATGACGAGCTGCGGTACTATACCTATGGCCTCTCGTCCTTACAGCATAAGCTTTCAAGAACACTGCATAAGCTTTCAACATCATTTGAAGTACCTCAAATAATCCAAAAGCTAGTGATGAAGAAGTACCTGCTGGTGGTCGAGAACCTCGACGAGCCCATCAAGCCCATCAACCTTACTGCTTCAACAGAGGGCTTATGCTTTCCTGCCCCTGGGTGGAAAGACTCCTTTTGGTGCGTATCCACCACCACTCAAGATGTGTACTCAAGAGCAGATTATTCTTGTCTAATCGAATCTTTTAGTGGGGATGATATGGTGATTCTTACTCTCTACTCACTGCATCAAGCGGCCAAGTACATCTTGGCTGCGGTCGCCCACAAAGACGAGCAATATTGGCACCACGTGGTTGTCCGGTGCTTTCACTACGCCACCATGCTCCTTTCCCCCCACTGTTCATCGCCTCATGGAGATGGAGGCCAGAAGAGATCTGCTGCATTAGCCGACATTACTTCAGATGAGCTGATACGCCAGTGGTCTGCACAATGCATCCTTGTCATCGACACAGAAAGAACGGGGGAGACTACAGGCAGTAGTTATGATGGCAAATACAGTGATATATACCAAGTTGGAAATCTCATCCTTGAAGCTTTCCGAGAGTACTCCTTGCTGGAGATCCCCTTTTCTCCTGTGACGACTGAAGCTGAAGAAGCCACAAAATCTGCTGCACACTTCCTAGCATGTCACAACCTCATCGCAGAGCACCACACAACCGATGAACTTTGCGACGGAGACCATCCTAGGTTGGAACACATGCAGTGGATCTCACATGTGGGAGACCAAGGATGGCATTTAAGCAGGGAATGGTTGAGCTACGGAGCTAGTGGCCCAACAACACTCATTTTAAGGCATTGCTCACAGCAATCAAGGTTGCTCATGAAGCTTGAATCCGATCATTTCTTTGCCAAACTCAACTGTCTTCGTGCTCTTGATCTCTCCTACACTCCACTAAAATCACTTCCTCCATCAATCTGCTACCTCCAAGAACTCCAGTACCTTTCCCTTAGGGGCTGCTTTAACCTCACGAGTCCATTCAGCTTCCCCAACACTGAAATTACTCTCAATGAAATCAATAGCAGCAAAAATCTCAACTTGCTCTGCTTTGATCTTTCCTACTCAAATataaacacattccacaacgacTTCTTCTGTAGCATGCCTAATCTGCAAGAGCTCTTGCTTGTCAAGTGCTCCAACCTTGAGGAATTGCCACCTTCCGTTGGTGCTTTGTCTAGTCTAACAAAACTCGAGCTCACAGGGACTCAAATAAAATCTTTTCCTATGGAGATATTTGAAGAGATGAAGAATCTTCGATCACTGAAGCTAATTGAGAACAAGAACTTGTTGTTGAGGCGACTGTCCTTGCGTGGATGTAGAAAGTTGGAGTTTGTTGACATTAAGGAGGTTGGTGCTTTGGAGGAGCTTGATCTATCTGCTACGGCTATCAAGGAGCTCCCAGACAGCATCCCTAATCTGCCAGAGCTTAGAAAATTGTTTCTCTTGGGTGTTCCTTCCCTGAGACGATTTCCTTGGCATAAGCTGCAGAGACTCCCGGATGTGTTTTGCTTGGATCAGTGCTCAAACAGAACCATTAATCATTCGGATCATCCACAAGGTGCTCAGGTGTGCATAAGTGATTCCAGATTGTTTTATAGCTTCGGTTATGACACCATGAATTCAGTAAGGGCTGGAGAACTTTTGACAACTTTCTATGTTCGAGTTACATCATGCAAGTCCACAAGCAGCAAGTTAAAGGATGAAGaggacatggtgatgatcaacaAGGTTCAGATGGCACCACCAGCTTACGCTGATATAAACCGTCTGTATCTGACAGACGGAGTCTCTATGGTGTCAATGGATGACGTACCTCCCTTTCGGGTGACCAAGCGTCACGTGGAGATCTCAGCTGCTGATCGGTATCCCCGTGGTCTGGCATATCTTCTGACAGTCACCAAATCGATTAGCATGTTGGGTGATACTCATGTCTCCTGTCTCAGTGATCTGGGTGATCGTAGtttcgatgagctagaggagtgcaTGCTCCGACGGTGCCATCGGATGGTGCAGGTCTTCAGTCATAACCGGGATGTACTATCTCTACAAAATGCACATGTCTCCCGTCTCAGAAGTCTAACCCATTTCtaccgtggtggtggtggtgataatTTCAATGCACTGAAGCACCTCTTCTTAGAGTACTGCCCGAGGTTGGAGGGCATCGTTCCACGTTATTTCTGTGAGCTACCAAGCCTTGAGACGCTGGACATCCTGTGCTGCTACAACCTCAAGGCAATTTTCTATGACGATGGTCCTCATTCATCTCCTGCTGGTTACACGCTCCCATGTCTCCGGAGGATACGGCTCCAGGAGCTGCCACTGCTGGAGCATCTCCACGTCGACAACCCCATGCTGATCGCGCCTGCGTGGGAGGAGCTCCACGTCCGCGGCTGCTGGAGCTTGCGCCACCTCCCACGCTTCCACCAACAACCAGACAAGGCCGTGGAGGTGAGCGGCGAGCTGGCCTGGTGGAACAAGCTGTGCTGGGATGGCACACACTCACACCATGGCAGCTACAAGCCCATGCTTCCCCCAGCTTTCGCTTCGCGCCGCGAGCGGGTCGTCATCGAGAGCTATCTCAGATGA
- the LOC136496914 gene encoding uncharacterized protein isoform X1, translating to MASSFSVDTETLHLWRDRLRSIDFWLDGYLKSPAYRDLEQKLDRFRLVMWNVGVGPTACFTRAISSITRDVKIKRHGPYDHVIEVDMKRAAAQLAGTELSINDKLHFKVAEQLGLLDQEQEQEYDRLLEEDDELRYYTYGLSSLQHKLSRTLHKLSTSFEVPQIIQKLVMKKYLLVVENLDEPIKPINLTASTEGLCFPAPGWKDSFWCVSTTTQDVYSRADYSCLIESFSGDDMVILTLYSLHQAAKYILAAVAHKDEQYWHHVVVRCFHYATMLLSPHCSSPHGDGGQKRSAALADITSDELIRQWSAQCILVIDTERTGETTGSSYDGKYSDIYQVGNLILEAFREYSLLEIPFSPVTTEAEEATKSAAHFLACHNLIAEHHTTDELCDGDHPRLEHMQWISHVGDQGWHLSREWLSYGASGPTTLILRHCSQQSRLLMKLESDHFFAKLNCLRALDLSYTPLKSLPPSICYLQELQYLSLRGCFNLTSPFSFPNTEITLNEINSSKNLNLLCFDLSYSNINTFHNDFFCSMPNLQELLLVKCSNLEELPPSVGALSSLTKLELTGTQIKSFPMEIFEEMKNLRSLKLIENKNLLLRRLSLRGCRKLEFVDIKEVGALEELDLSATAIKELPDSIPNLPELRKLFLLGVPSLRRFPWHKLQRLPDVFCLDQCSNRTINHSDHPQGAQVCISDSRLFYSFGYDTMNSVRAGELLTTFYVRVTSCKSTSSKLKDEEDMVMINKVQMAPPAYADINRLYLTDGVSMVSMDDVPPFRVTKRHVEISAADRYPRGLAYLLTVTKSISMLGDTHVSCLSDLGDRSFDELEECMLRRCHRMVQVFSHNRDVLSLQNAHVSRLRSLTHFYRGGGGDNFNALKHLFLEYCPRLEGIVPRYFCELPSLETLDILCCYNLKAIFYDDGPHSSPAGYTLPCLRRIRLQELPLLEHLHVDNPMLIAPAWEELHVRGCWSLRHLPRFHQQPDKAVEVSGELAWWNKLCWDGTHSHHGSYKPMLPPAFASRRERVVIESYLR from the exons atggcatcatcattttCTGTTGACACCGAGACATTGCATTTATGGCGTGATCGTTTACGAAGTATCGACTTCTG GCTGGATGGATATCTCAAGAGCCCTGCGTATCGAGACTTGGAGCAAAAACTCGATCGGTTTAGATTGGTGATGTGGAATGTTGGGGTCGGACCCACAGCATGTTTCACACGAGCTATCTCAAGCATCACTCGGGACGTAAAGATCAAGAGACATGGCCCCTATGACCACGTGATAGAGGTGGACATGAAGCGAGCAGCAGCACAGCTGGCAGGAACGGAACTGAGCATTAATGACAAGCTGCATTTCAAAGTGGCGGAGCAGCTCGGGCTACTCGACCAAGAGCAGGAGCAAGAATACGACAGGCTCTTGGAAGAGGATGACGAGCTGCGGTACTATACCTATGGCCTCTCGTCCTTACAGCATAAGCTTTCAAGAACACTGCATAAGCTTTCAACATCATTTGAAGTACCTCAAATAATCCAAAAGCTAGTGATGAAGAAGTACCTGCTGGTGGTCGAGAACCTCGACGAGCCCATCAAGCCCATCAACCTTACTGCTTCAACAGAGGGCTTATGCTTTCCTGCCCCTGGGTGGAAAGACTCCTTTTGGTGCGTATCCACCACCACTCAAGATGTGTACTCAAGAGCAGATTATTCTTGTCTAATCGAATCTTTTAGTGGGGATGATATGGTGATTCTTACTCTCTACTCACTGCATCAAGCGGCCAAGTACATCTTGGCTGCGGTCGCCCACAAAGACGAGCAATATTGGCACCACGTGGTTGTCCGGTGCTTTCACTACGCCACCATGCTCCTTTCCCCCCACTGTTCATCGCCTCATGGAGATGGAGGCCAGAAGAGATCTGCTGCATTAGCCGACATTACTTCAGATGAGCTGATACGCCAGTGGTCTGCACAATGCATCCTTGTCATCGACACAGAAAGAACGGGGGAGACTACAGGCAGTAGTTATGATGGCAAATACAGTGATATATACCAAGTTGGAAATCTCATCCTTGAAGCTTTCCGAGAGTACTCCTTGCTGGAGATCCCCTTTTCTCCTGTGACGACTGAAGCTGAAGAAGCCACAAAATCTGCTGCACACTTCCTAGCATGTCACAACCTCATCGCAGAGCACCACACAACCGATGAACTTTGCGACGGAGACCATCCTAGGTTGGAACACATGCAGTGGATCTCACATGTGGGAGACCAAGGATGGCATTTAAGCAGGGAATGGTTGAGCTACGGAGCTAGTGGCCCAACAACACTCATTTTAAGGCATTGCTCACAGCAATCAAGGTTGCTCATGAAGCTTGAATCCGATCATTTCTTTGCCAAACTCAACTGTCTTCGTGCTCTTGATCTCTCCTACACTCCACTAAAATCACTTCCTCCATCAATCTGCTACCTCCAAGAACTCCAGTACCTTTCCCTTAGGGGCTGCTTTAACCTCACGAGTCCATTCAGCTTCCCCAACACTGAAATTACTCTCAATGAAATCAATAGCAGCAAAAATCTCAACTTGCTCTGCTTTGATCTTTCCTACTCAAATataaacacattccacaacgacTTCTTCTGTAGCATGCCTAATCTGCAAGAGCTCTTGCTTGTCAAGTGCTCCAACCTTGAGGAATTGCCACCTTCCGTTGGTGCTTTGTCTAGTCTAACAAAACTCGAGCTCACAGGGACTCAAATAAAATCTTTTCCTATGGAGATATTTGAAGAGATGAAGAATCTTCGATCACTGAAGCTAATTGAGAACAAGAACTTGTTGTTGAGGCGACTGTCCTTGCGTGGATGTAGAAAGTTGGAGTTTGTTGACATTAAGGAGGTTGGTGCTTTGGAGGAGCTTGATCTATCTGCTACGGCTATCAAGGAGCTCCCAGACAGCATCCCTAATCTGCCAGAGCTTAGAAAATTGTTTCTCTTGGGTGTTCCTTCCCTGAGACGATTTCCTTGGCATAAGCTGCAGAGACTCCCGGATGTGTTTTGCTTGGATCAGTGCTCAAACAGAACCATTAATCATTCGGATCATCCACAAGGTGCTCAGGTGTGCATAAGTGATTCCAGATTGTTTTATAGCTTCGGTTATGACACCATGAATTCAGTAAGGGCTGGAGAACTTTTGACAACTTTCTATGTTCGAGTTACATCATGCAAGTCCACAAGCAGCAAGTTAAAGGATGAAGaggacatggtgatgatcaacaAGGTTCAGATGGCACCACCAGCTTACGCTGATATAAACCGTCTGTATCTGACAGACGGAGTCTCTATGGTGTCAATGGATGACGTACCTCCCTTTCGGGTGACCAAGCGTCACGTGGAGATCTCAGCTGCTGATCGGTATCCCCGTGGTCTGGCATATCTTCTGACAGTCACCAAATCGATTAGCATGTTGGGTGATACTCATGTCTCCTGTCTCAGTGATCTGGGTGATCGTAGtttcgatgagctagaggagtgcaTGCTCCGACGGTGCCATCGGATGGTGCAGGTCTTCAGTCATAACCGGGATGTACTATCTCTACAAAATGCACATGTCTCCCGTCTCAGAAGTCTAACCCATTTCtaccgtggtggtggtggtgataatTTCAATGCACTGAAGCACCTCTTCTTAGAGTACTGCCCGAGGTTGGAGGGCATCGTTCCACGTTATTTCTGTGAGCTACCAAGCCTTGAGACGCTGGACATCCTGTGCTGCTACAACCTCAAGGCAATTTTCTATGACGATGGTCCTCATTCATCTCCTGCTGGTTACACGCTCCCATGTCTCCGGAGGATACGGCTCCAGGAGCTGCCACTGCTGGAGCATCTCCACGTCGACAACCCCATGCTGATCGCGCCTGCGTGGGAGGAGCTCCACGTCCGCGGCTGCTGGAGCTTGCGCCACCTCCCACGCTTCCACCAACAACCAGACAAGGCCGTGGAGGTGAGCGGCGAGCTGGCCTGGTGGAACAAGCTGTGCTGGGATGGCACACACTCACACCATGGCAGCTACAAGCCCATGCTTCCCCCAGCTTTCGCTTCGCGCCGCGAGCGGGTCGTCATCGAGAGCTATCTCAGATGA